One segment of Fructilactobacillus hinvesii DNA contains the following:
- a CDS encoding energy-coupling factor transporter transmembrane component T family protein: MAQRQNNWIWQLTPGTQLFSFLVVLVTVFVNYRLGIAGGLLLVSVLLVMLAGFNFRHFFHRIWVFGFFLVLTALLQLCLVQQGTVLWRWGIFQVTSGSLIAALLMLAKFGTALILVNLLTLLANPVAMTAACERALAPLQKIGIPVGDVALTLSIAFRFLPTLTAEFQMVTAAQQARGITYRTGLLRRRVQALLAVFLPVLVNSFRRAEDLATAMLLRGYDGKHSLPQYLVPHRTVSDWLTSGISIGTLILIIFLNYM; encoded by the coding sequence ATGGCACAGCGACAAAATAATTGGATCTGGCAGCTAACGCCCGGCACGCAGCTTTTTAGTTTCCTGGTGGTGCTGGTGACCGTTTTTGTGAACTACCGATTAGGAATAGCGGGAGGGTTATTGCTCGTGAGCGTGCTTCTCGTTATGCTTGCGGGATTTAACTTTCGCCATTTTTTTCACCGTATCTGGGTGTTTGGCTTTTTTTTGGTGCTGACGGCGTTATTACAACTCTGTTTGGTTCAGCAAGGAACGGTGCTCTGGCGGTGGGGCATTTTCCAAGTGACGAGTGGAAGTTTGATCGCTGCGTTACTAATGTTAGCTAAGTTTGGTACGGCACTAATTCTGGTGAATTTATTGACGTTATTGGCTAATCCGGTGGCAATGACCGCTGCGTGTGAGCGGGCTCTTGCTCCCCTGCAAAAAATTGGGATTCCGGTCGGAGACGTTGCCTTAACTTTAAGCATTGCGTTTCGGTTTTTGCCGACTTTAACAGCTGAGTTTCAAATGGTGACAGCGGCCCAACAAGCCCGCGGAATTACGTACCGGACGGGACTACTACGACGCCGCGTTCAAGCCTTATTGGCCGTTTTTTTGCCGGTCTTAGTCAATAGTTTTAGGCGAGCTGAGGATTTGGCCACAGCCATGTTGTTACGCGGTTACGATGGCAAACATTCCTTGCCCCAGTACCTAGTACCCCACCGCACGGTTAGTGACTGGCTGACCAGTGGGATTAGCATTGGAACTTTAATCTTAATTATTTTTTTAAACTACATGTAA